In a single window of the Bacillus mycoides genome:
- the glpX gene encoding class II fructose-bisphosphatase has protein sequence MERELALEIVRVTEAAALASAQWMGRGKKNEADDAATTAMRDMFDSVNMAGTVVIGEGELDEAPMLYIGEELGTGNGPEVDIAVDPLEGTNIVAKGLANAMAVIAIADKGNLLHAPDMYMEKIAVGPKAAGKISLDDPIEKTIDIVAEANNKKIRDLTVIIQERERHQDIIDRVRAKGARVKLFGDGDVGASIATALPGTGIDLFVGVGGAPEGVISAAALKCLEGEMQARLVPMNEEEEARCREMGLEDPRQLLMLDDLVSGDDAIFSATGVSAGELLDGVKFLGGDLAETYSIVMRYKTRTVRFIKTHHHLDHKPHLNLDI, from the coding sequence TTGGAACGTGAACTCGCACTAGAAATTGTCCGTGTAACAGAAGCAGCAGCCTTAGCATCCGCACAGTGGATGGGCCGCGGAAAGAAAAACGAAGCAGATGATGCAGCAACTACAGCTATGCGTGATATGTTCGATTCAGTAAACATGGCAGGTACAGTTGTAATCGGTGAAGGAGAACTTGATGAAGCACCGATGTTGTATATTGGTGAAGAACTAGGAACAGGTAACGGTCCAGAAGTAGATATCGCCGTTGATCCATTAGAAGGTACAAACATCGTTGCAAAAGGCCTTGCAAATGCAATGGCAGTTATCGCAATCGCAGATAAAGGAAACCTTCTTCATGCTCCGGATATGTACATGGAAAAAATCGCGGTTGGTCCAAAAGCAGCTGGTAAAATTAGCTTAGATGATCCAATTGAAAAAACAATTGATATTGTAGCAGAAGCAAACAATAAAAAAATTCGTGACCTAACGGTTATCATCCAAGAACGTGAACGTCATCAAGATATTATTGACCGTGTTCGTGCAAAAGGTGCACGCGTAAAACTATTTGGTGATGGAGATGTTGGTGCATCAATCGCAACGGCTTTACCTGGAACAGGTATCGACTTATTCGTAGGTGTTGGCGGAGCTCCAGAAGGCGTTATTTCTGCAGCAGCATTAAAATGCCTTGAAGGTGAAATGCAAGCTCGCTTAGTTCCAATGAACGAAGAAGAAGAAGCTCGTTGTCGTGAAATGGGATTAGAAGATCCTCGTCAACTTCTTATGTTAGATGACTTAGTATCTGGTGATGATGCAATCTTCTCAGCAACAGGTGTATCTGCTGGTGAATTATTAGACGGCGTGAAATTCCTTGGCGGAGATTTAGCTGAAACATATTCTATCGTAATGCGTTACAAAACAAGAACAGTACGTTTCATTAAAACGCATCACCATTTAGATCATAAACCACACTTAAACTTAGATATTTAA
- a CDS encoding MerR family transcriptional regulator: protein MTMRVKEVANLVGISVRTLHHYDEIGLLTPDETTESGYRLYSNENLETLQQILFFKELGFPLKKIKEIIMSPSFDHEEALQLHKKMLLEKRARLDKVIATINKTIQHTKGEIDMTNKEKFEGFDFSHNPYEEEARERWGDEAVDKANKTAKGMSKEKQEEFNNIYRNLATLRNGAPDSKEAQSAIGVWYDYLQNFGEYSLEAFKGLGQMYVADERFTKNIDKFGEGLAQFMCDAMEVYADRKK, encoded by the coding sequence ATGACAATGAGGGTAAAAGAAGTAGCTAATTTAGTTGGGATTAGTGTGCGCACACTGCATCATTACGATGAAATTGGGTTGTTAACCCCAGATGAGACGACAGAGTCTGGATATCGTCTGTATTCCAATGAAAATTTAGAAACGTTGCAGCAAATTTTGTTTTTTAAAGAGCTAGGCTTCCCTTTGAAGAAGATTAAAGAAATTATCATGAGTCCATCATTTGATCATGAAGAAGCACTACAACTTCATAAGAAAATGCTTCTTGAAAAGCGTGCCAGGTTAGATAAGGTGATAGCGACGATTAATAAAACAATTCAGCATACAAAAGGAGAGATTGATATGACGAATAAAGAGAAATTTGAAGGATTTGATTTTAGTCATAACCCGTACGAAGAAGAAGCACGGGAACGATGGGGAGATGAGGCTGTAGATAAAGCGAATAAAACAGCGAAGGGGATGTCTAAAGAGAAACAGGAGGAGTTTAATAATATTTACAGAAATCTAGCAACACTTCGAAATGGAGCACCTGATTCTAAAGAGGCGCAATCCGCAATCGGGGTATGGTACGATTACTTGCAAAACTTCGGTGAATATTCATTAGAGGCCTTTAAGGGACTCGGTCAAATGTATGTTGCTGATGAGCGTTTTACGAAAAATATTGATAAGTTTGGTGAAGGTTTAGCGCAGTTTATGTGTGATGCGATGGAGGTTTATGCGGATCGTAAGAAATAG
- a CDS encoding YhfC family intramembrane metalloprotease has product MHNIYVRTLESGESMVSNTVIASIIFQLVVSVLVPIIVLVYFRKKYNINWKVVGVGVLIFIGFTQILETPFHLFMRGNPAIAPFLENPYVFAIYGGLTAGIFEELGRFVAFFFLLKKYLEYKDGFAYGIGHGGIESILVGGFSALQTLIFANAINNGSFAQMAEKLPQLNLVKDMLIEQPAYLYLLGSLERIMALVLQIAFTMLVVYAVKQKKYIFLVYAILFHALVDFFAALYQTKMINIFVAEGITLLFAIGGFILIRKMKAKLVSVPE; this is encoded by the coding sequence ATGCATAATATATATGTACGTACATTAGAAAGCGGTGAAAGTATGGTTTCAAATACTGTAATTGCCAGCATCATATTTCAACTTGTTGTTTCGGTTCTGGTCCCAATTATTGTACTCGTTTATTTCCGTAAAAAATATAATATTAATTGGAAAGTGGTCGGCGTTGGTGTTCTTATCTTTATTGGATTTACCCAAATTCTCGAAACACCGTTCCACCTATTTATGCGTGGTAATCCAGCAATCGCTCCATTTTTAGAAAATCCGTATGTCTTTGCAATTTATGGCGGACTAACTGCTGGTATTTTTGAAGAATTAGGACGCTTCGTTGCCTTCTTCTTCCTACTAAAAAAATATCTAGAATATAAAGATGGCTTCGCTTATGGAATTGGTCATGGCGGGATTGAATCCATTTTAGTTGGCGGATTCTCTGCATTGCAGACACTTATATTCGCTAATGCTATTAACAATGGTAGCTTCGCTCAAATGGCAGAAAAACTACCACAATTAAATCTTGTAAAGGATATGTTAATAGAACAACCTGCCTATTTATACTTACTCGGTAGCCTAGAAAGAATTATGGCACTCGTGCTGCAAATTGCCTTCACAATGCTTGTCGTATACGCAGTAAAACAAAAGAAATACATTTTCCTTGTTTACGCTATATTATTCCACGCACTTGTAGACTTTTTCGCGGCACTTTACCAAACAAAAATGATTAACATCTTTGTAGCAGAAGGAATTACTCTTCTCTTCGCGATTGGTGGTTTCATTCTTATTCGTAAAATGAAAGCGAAATTAGTAAGTGTGCCAGAATAA
- a CDS encoding YutD family protein — protein MEQKQEIHTTVSVNNVQYEVIKNFRDGFSEEALKERYAEILNKYDYIVGDWGYEQLRLRGFFDDSNQRSTYDTKISTLSEYLYEYCNFGCAHFVLRKVKK, from the coding sequence ATGGAGCAAAAGCAAGAGATTCATACTACGGTGAGCGTTAATAATGTTCAGTACGAAGTGATTAAAAACTTTCGTGACGGTTTTAGTGAAGAAGCACTTAAAGAGCGCTATGCAGAAATTTTAAATAAATATGATTATATCGTTGGAGACTGGGGTTATGAGCAACTTAGATTGCGCGGATTCTTTGATGATAGTAATCAACGTTCGACATATGATACGAAAATTAGTACTTTATCAGAGTATTTATACGAGTACTGTAACTTCGGTTGTGCACACTTTGTATTGCGAAAAGTGAAGAAATGA
- a CDS encoding DUF86 domain-containing protein: protein MYFVDRKKIEQMLVCLERATNTFQEKKTYETEFEFYALERMAHLIIDCILDVGNAMIDGFIMRDPGSYEDIIDILMDERVISGEEGAHIKEIILLRKMLTQDYIQMNHDELYKTIQKHIAVVEKYPANIHSYLEKELGPVSAFVPE from the coding sequence ATGTACTTCGTAGACAGAAAGAAAATAGAACAAATGCTAGTATGTTTAGAACGAGCAACAAATACATTTCAAGAGAAAAAGACATATGAAACCGAGTTTGAATTTTACGCATTAGAGCGCATGGCGCATCTTATTATCGATTGTATATTAGATGTAGGGAATGCGATGATTGATGGATTTATTATGCGCGATCCAGGAAGTTACGAAGATATTATTGATATTTTAATGGACGAGAGAGTTATAAGTGGAGAAGAGGGAGCGCATATTAAAGAAATTATTCTTCTTCGAAAAATGCTTACGCAAGATTATATTCAAATGAATCATGATGAATTATATAAGACGATTCAAAAACATATCGCCGTGGTAGAGAAATACCCAGCGAATATTCACAGTTATTTAGAAAAGGAATTAGGACCTGTATCTGCATTTGTACCAGAATAA
- a CDS encoding DUF3055 domain-containing protein, whose protein sequence is MEERFFLYDDTVATKTRFVSFLGENERHDLALLYSDRHYGKTIVLDMQSNKFAIIGPDDLNEQGYLEHAFSMSEENAEELRSFLFELI, encoded by the coding sequence ATGGAAGAACGTTTCTTTCTGTACGACGATACAGTCGCTACAAAAACGCGTTTCGTTAGCTTTTTGGGGGAAAATGAGCGTCATGATTTAGCGCTTCTATACTCCGATCGTCATTACGGTAAAACGATAGTCCTTGATATGCAAAGCAACAAATTTGCTATCATCGGTCCTGACGATTTAAATGAACAAGGCTACTTAGAGCACGCATTTTCGATGTCTGAAGAAAATGCAGAAGAATTACGCTCATTTTTATTTGAACTTATATAA
- a CDS encoding YbaK/EbsC family protein has protein sequence MYEDVLSLLHKTNASYEKFEHEPVLDYETDRIVRERLGLQGTPSKSLFLKSKSGEHYVFFTLEGTRLNRGEMKEITGESLSLCSPNELREETGCTPGCVAPFGYSQNVTIIVDSSIYTYDKILITPGVPEFTIELSTEELKKILSTCQNKVLEYKKKES, from the coding sequence ATGTATGAAGATGTACTTTCTTTACTACATAAAACAAATGCTTCTTATGAAAAATTTGAACACGAACCAGTACTTGACTATGAAACAGATCGTATCGTTCGTGAAAGACTTGGTTTGCAAGGCACTCCAAGTAAAAGCTTATTTTTAAAATCAAAATCCGGGGAGCATTACGTATTCTTTACGTTAGAAGGCACTCGCCTCAACCGAGGAGAGATGAAGGAAATAACAGGAGAGAGCTTATCTCTCTGTTCTCCTAATGAGCTAAGAGAAGAGACTGGTTGCACTCCTGGATGTGTAGCTCCTTTCGGTTATTCACAAAATGTAACGATTATTGTGGACAGTTCAATTTATACTTACGATAAAATTTTAATTACACCTGGTGTACCTGAATTTACAATTGAATTATCCACAGAGGAATTAAAAAAAATTTTATCCACATGTCAAAATAAAGTTTTAGAGTATAAGAAAAAAGAGAGCTAA
- the lipA gene encoding lipoyl synthase yields the protein MTKQTEYKRKPEWLKIKLNTNENYTGLKKMMRSKNLHTVCEEAKCPNIHECWAVRKTATFMILGAVCTRACRFCAVKTGLPTELDLQEPERVADSVVQMGLKHVVITAVARDDLKDGGAAVFAETVRAVRRENPFTSIEVLPSDMGGVEENLKMLMDAKPDILNHNIETVRRLSNRVRARAKYDRSLEFLRRAKEMQPDIPTKSSIMLGLGETREDLIEAMDDLRANNVDILTLGQYLQPSKKHLPVIKYYPPAEFAELKEIALSKGFSHCEAGPLVRSSYHADEQVRSAKEKTAEAK from the coding sequence ATGACAAAACAAACAGAGTATAAGCGCAAGCCCGAATGGTTGAAAATTAAGTTAAACACGAATGAAAACTATACAGGCTTAAAGAAAATGATGCGTTCTAAGAATCTTCATACAGTTTGTGAAGAGGCGAAATGTCCGAATATTCATGAATGCTGGGCTGTAAGGAAAACAGCAACATTTATGATCTTAGGTGCGGTTTGTACACGTGCTTGTCGTTTTTGTGCGGTTAAAACAGGCTTACCAACTGAGCTTGATTTACAAGAGCCAGAACGCGTAGCAGATTCTGTAGTACAAATGGGCTTAAAGCACGTTGTTATAACAGCGGTTGCACGTGATGATTTAAAGGACGGCGGAGCAGCTGTTTTTGCTGAAACAGTACGCGCTGTTCGTCGTGAAAATCCATTCACGTCTATCGAAGTATTACCATCTGATATGGGTGGGGTAGAAGAAAACTTAAAAATGTTAATGGATGCAAAACCAGATATTTTGAACCATAACATTGAAACAGTACGTCGATTATCTAACCGAGTTCGCGCTAGAGCAAAATATGACCGTTCATTAGAGTTTTTACGTCGAGCAAAAGAAATGCAGCCTGATATTCCAACTAAATCGAGCATTATGCTGGGCTTAGGTGAAACGAGAGAAGATTTAATTGAAGCAATGGATGACTTACGTGCAAACAATGTGGATATTTTAACTCTTGGACAATACCTACAACCATCTAAGAAGCATTTACCAGTTATTAAATATTATCCACCAGCAGAATTTGCAGAGCTAAAAGAAATTGCACTTAGCAAAGGATTTAGCCACTGTGAAGCTGGTCCACTTGTACGTTCTTCTTATCATGCGGACGAGCAAGTACGTTCTGCAAAAGAAAAAACAGCAGAAGCGAAATAA
- a CDS encoding YhcN/YlaJ family sporulation lipoprotein gives MKKQIILSLLTLSLFVGCQSTNKAEMEREEGSRVLVSNKNDMYHTENTNTRLTRVGYSSKQKHEVSNKQVGAINREKVAEMITSMTVKLPDVTNAATLVTDDEVFVVYRANTTDPKLVTDQVYKTALSIVPRYYKAYVSTNQKLISQIQGLQSGSLNDKEYEQSLDMLKREMSDNPHLNNTGDQTLNDMIKK, from the coding sequence GTGAAAAAACAAATTATACTCTCTCTTCTCACTCTTTCCTTATTTGTGGGTTGCCAATCAACTAATAAAGCCGAAATGGAGCGTGAAGAAGGAAGTCGTGTTCTTGTTTCCAACAAAAACGACATGTATCATACGGAAAATACAAATACACGGCTCACAAGGGTGGGCTATTCATCTAAACAAAAACATGAAGTATCTAACAAACAAGTAGGCGCCATTAACCGTGAGAAAGTCGCTGAAATGATTACAAGCATGACAGTCAAACTTCCTGACGTCACCAATGCCGCTACACTCGTTACCGACGACGAAGTGTTCGTTGTATACCGTGCAAACACAACGGATCCAAAACTCGTAACAGATCAAGTATATAAAACTGCTTTGTCCATCGTTCCTCGCTATTATAAAGCATATGTATCAACAAACCAAAAGTTGATTTCTCAAATTCAAGGTCTTCAATCTGGTAGCTTAAACGATAAAGAATATGAACAAAGTCTTGATATGTTAAAACGGGAAATGAGCGATAATCCTCATTTGAACAATACGGGGGATCAAACTTTAAATGATATGATTAAAAAATAA
- a CDS encoding helix-turn-helix transcriptional regulator codes for MGEARTTREEIVQLLKIKGEHTVAELAEALEITEMAIRRHLSKLENDELIYSKMVRQHVGRPTYLYGLSQKGEDTFPKEYKQFAIDMLEDLARMGDEKMLRHVLQARTKRMEEQLQKRISNQSNLAYKVQEVAAMQERNGYMVQIKRDGEHSFIFEKQNCPLKEIAERFPQVCEDEKDMYKRLFADANVKTLANMCEGDCNCSYQIKEKK; via the coding sequence ATGGGGGAAGCACGTACTACGAGAGAAGAGATTGTACAATTACTGAAGATAAAAGGAGAGCATACTGTAGCAGAATTAGCCGAAGCTTTAGAAATTACAGAGATGGCGATTCGTCGACATTTAAGTAAACTAGAAAATGATGAGCTAATTTATTCAAAGATGGTAAGGCAGCATGTTGGACGCCCAACATATTTGTATGGATTAAGTCAAAAGGGAGAAGATACATTCCCGAAAGAATATAAGCAGTTTGCTATTGATATGCTAGAAGATTTAGCTCGAATGGGCGATGAAAAAATGCTGCGTCACGTCTTGCAAGCGAGAACGAAACGAATGGAAGAACAGTTGCAAAAGAGGATAAGTAATCAAAGCAATTTAGCGTATAAAGTTCAAGAAGTAGCTGCTATGCAAGAGAGAAACGGTTATATGGTTCAAATAAAGCGAGATGGGGAGCATTCTTTCATATTTGAAAAGCAAAACTGTCCGTTAAAGGAAATTGCAGAGAGATTCCCGCAAGTGTGTGAAGATGAAAAAGATATGTATAAGCGGTTATTTGCAGATGCAAATGTGAAGACGTTAGCAAACATGTGTGAGGGAGATTGTAATTGTTCGTACCAAATAAAAGAGAAAAAATGA